The proteins below come from a single Saccharopolyspora sp. SCSIO 74807 genomic window:
- a CDS encoding PhoH family protein, which produces MTTRRSQPTAEHPAETGVPAGVPNPVELRTYVLDTSVLLSDPWAMTRFAEHSVVLPLVVISELEGKRHHPELGWFAREALRGLDELRIRNGRLDAPVQVGEHGGTLHVELNHSDPEVLPPGFRTDSNDARILACSLNLAADGYRVTLVTKDMPLRVKAASVALEAEEYRAQDVVSTGWNGMADLDVPPNAVDTLFKEGVADLDDARDLPANTGLRMLAGSQSALGRVTADKQVKLVRGDREAFGLHGRSAEQRIALDLLLDPEVGILSLGGRAGTGKSALALCAGLEAVMERQQHRKVVVFRPVYAVGGQELGYLPGSENDKMQPWAQAVFDTLGALASENVLDEVTDRGMLEVLPLTHIRGRSLHDSFVIVDEAQSLERNVLLTVLSRLGANSRVVLTHDVAQRDNLRVGRHDGVAAVIEKLKGHPLFAHITLTRSERSPVAALVTEMLEGEFTP; this is translated from the coding sequence GTGACCACACGACGTTCCCAGCCCACAGCGGAGCACCCGGCCGAGACCGGTGTTCCCGCAGGCGTCCCGAATCCGGTCGAGCTCCGCACTTACGTGCTGGACACCTCGGTCCTGCTGTCCGATCCGTGGGCGATGACCCGCTTCGCCGAGCACAGCGTGGTGCTGCCGCTGGTCGTGATCAGCGAGCTGGAGGGCAAGCGGCACCACCCCGAACTCGGGTGGTTCGCTCGCGAAGCCCTGCGCGGCCTCGACGAACTGCGGATCCGCAATGGGCGCCTGGACGCTCCGGTGCAGGTCGGAGAGCACGGCGGCACGTTGCACGTCGAGCTCAACCACTCCGACCCGGAGGTGCTGCCGCCGGGGTTCCGCACCGACTCCAACGACGCCCGGATCCTGGCCTGTTCGCTGAACCTGGCCGCCGACGGGTACCGGGTCACGCTGGTCACCAAGGACATGCCGCTGCGGGTGAAGGCCGCGTCGGTCGCCTTGGAAGCCGAGGAGTACCGGGCGCAGGACGTCGTTTCCACGGGCTGGAACGGCATGGCCGACCTGGACGTGCCGCCGAACGCGGTGGACACCCTGTTCAAGGAAGGCGTGGCCGACCTCGACGACGCCCGCGACCTGCCCGCGAACACCGGTCTTCGGATGCTGGCCGGGTCGCAGAGCGCGCTGGGCCGGGTCACCGCGGACAAGCAGGTGAAGCTGGTCCGCGGCGACCGGGAGGCGTTCGGGCTGCACGGGCGCTCCGCGGAGCAGCGGATCGCGCTGGACCTGCTGCTCGACCCGGAGGTCGGGATCCTCTCGCTCGGCGGCCGCGCCGGGACGGGCAAGTCGGCGCTGGCGTTGTGCGCCGGCTTGGAAGCCGTCATGGAGCGCCAGCAGCACCGCAAGGTCGTGGTGTTCCGGCCGGTGTACGCGGTGGGCGGTCAGGAACTCGGCTACCTGCCCGGCAGCGAGAACGACAAGATGCAGCCGTGGGCGCAGGCGGTCTTCGACACGCTCGGTGCGCTGGCCAGCGAGAACGTGCTCGACGAGGTCACCGACCGGGGCATGCTGGAAGTGCTGCCGCTGACCCACATCCGCGGCCGGTCGCTGCACGACTCGTTCGTGATCGTGGATGAGGCGCAGTCGCTGGAACGCAACGTGCTGCTCACGGTGCTTTCCCGGCTCGGGGCGAACTCCCGGGTGGTGCTCACGCACGACGTGGCGCAGCGGGACAACCTGCGTGTCGGCAGGCACGACGGGGTGGCCGCGGTGATCGAGAAGTTGAAGGGTCACCCGCTGTTCGCGCACATCACGCTGACCCGCTCGGAGCGTTCGCCGGTGGCGGCGCTGGTCACGGAGATGCTGGAGGGCGAGTTCACCCCCTGA
- a CDS encoding GuaB1 family IMP dehydrogenase-related protein, which translates to MQFLNGQQPTTDLTYDDVFLAPGRSGVESRFDVDLATGDGSGTTLPIVVANMTAVAGRRMAETVARRGGLVVLPQDVAPSAVGEIVSWVKERHPVWDTPLVLRPDDAVTDVLNLLPKRAHGAVVVVDEDGRPVGVADEAACTGVDRFARVGEVADRNPVVLPLETKPREVFEQLHRQGRQLAIAVDAEGKLAGVLTQRGSLRAEVYAPALDGAGKLRVAAAVGVNGDVPAKAAALLAAGVDALVVDTAHGHQEKMISALRSVRELDPSVPVVAGNVVTAEGVRDLAEAGADVIKVGVGPGAMCTTRMMTGVGRPQFSAVAECAAAARELGKHVWADGGVRHPRDVALALAAGAASVMVGSWFAGTYESPGDLLRDEHGRAYKESFGMASKRAVSARTRTDSAFDQARKALFEEGISSSRMRIDPQRPGVEDLLDEISSGLRSSCTYAGARNLAEFHESAQVGIQSAAGFAEGRPLPTGW; encoded by the coding sequence GTGCAGTTCTTGAACGGGCAGCAGCCCACCACCGACCTGACCTACGACGACGTGTTCCTCGCGCCCGGCCGCTCCGGCGTGGAGTCGCGGTTCGACGTGGACCTCGCCACCGGTGACGGCTCGGGCACGACGCTGCCGATCGTGGTCGCCAACATGACCGCCGTCGCGGGCCGCCGGATGGCCGAGACCGTCGCTCGCCGCGGCGGTCTCGTGGTGCTCCCGCAAGACGTCGCGCCGAGCGCGGTCGGTGAGATCGTTTCCTGGGTGAAGGAGCGGCATCCCGTCTGGGACACGCCGCTGGTGCTGCGCCCCGACGACGCGGTGACCGACGTCCTCAACTTGCTGCCGAAGCGCGCGCACGGCGCGGTGGTCGTCGTCGACGAGGACGGCCGCCCGGTCGGGGTGGCCGACGAGGCCGCCTGCACCGGGGTCGACCGGTTCGCCCGCGTCGGCGAAGTCGCCGATCGCAACCCCGTGGTGCTGCCGCTGGAGACCAAACCCCGCGAGGTTTTCGAGCAGCTGCACCGGCAGGGCAGGCAGCTCGCGATCGCGGTGGACGCCGAGGGCAAGCTGGCGGGCGTGCTCACCCAGCGCGGTTCGCTGCGCGCGGAGGTCTACGCCCCGGCGCTGGACGGGGCGGGCAAGCTCCGGGTCGCGGCCGCGGTCGGCGTGAACGGGGACGTGCCAGCCAAGGCCGCCGCGCTGCTGGCCGCGGGCGTGGACGCGCTGGTCGTGGACACCGCGCACGGCCACCAGGAGAAGATGATCAGCGCGCTGCGGTCGGTGCGCGAGCTGGACCCGTCGGTCCCGGTGGTCGCGGGCAACGTGGTGACCGCCGAAGGCGTCCGCGACCTGGCGGAAGCGGGCGCCGACGTGATCAAGGTCGGCGTAGGGCCGGGCGCGATGTGCACGACGCGGATGATGACCGGCGTCGGCCGCCCGCAGTTCTCCGCGGTCGCCGAATGCGCCGCGGCGGCGCGCGAGCTGGGCAAGCACGTGTGGGCCGACGGCGGCGTGCGCCACCCGCGGGACGTCGCGCTCGCGCTGGCGGCCGGTGCCGCCTCGGTGATGGTGGGCTCGTGGTTCGCCGGCACCTACGAGTCGCCCGGCGACCTGCTGCGCGACGAGCACGGGCGGGCTTACAAGGAGTCCTTCGGGATGGCTTCCAAGCGGGCCGTCAGCGCCCGGACCCGCACCGACAGCGCGTTCGACCAAGCGCGCAAGGCGCTGTTCGAGGAGGGCATCTCCAGCTCCCGGATGCGGATCGATCCGCAGCGGCCCGGGGTGGAGGACCTGCTGGACGAGATCAGTTCCGGTCTGCGCTCGTCGTGCACCTACGCCGGTGCGCGAAATCTGGCGGAGTTCCACGAAAGCGCACAGGTCGGCATCCAGTCCGCAGCCGGTTTCGCCGAGGGCCGACCGCTGCCGACCGGCTGGTGA